In Acidobacteriota bacterium, the genomic window CCGCGCGCAAGGATTCGATTTGGGCTTGTTGTTCTTTGACAGCGTTGATGGCCGCCCAAATGATTGGGTCGTTATTGATGAGCAAGTAGCCCTGTTCGTTCTTCATCACGGCTTCGGGAATGACCTTGGCAACAGCCTGCGCACCAAAGCCGATGTGCTCGCCTTCGGATTTGATACCAAGTGCATTATCGGGTTTGTATTCATAACGGATCGGTTGCAATTGTAGGATCGCTTTGAGTCCGGCGGTGTAGCGCCCTTTGATGTTCTTCAGGCGCTCATCGGAATAGGTGGCCCACGAACCTCCGCCTGCCTTCGAGGCGTTCCCATTGACCGACAGTAATTGATCGGGTGCAGTCGTGCCGATGCCGACCCGGCCGTTTTCTTTAATAATCATCCTACCACCCGGAAGGCTTGGAGAGTCAATCTGGAAATCCCCATTGCCGCCAAAGGACGCAACTGTTCCGCCAGCGCTGTTGGTTTGCACGCGCAACCCTGTGTTCGCCGGATCAACCACGTGTAGTCTGAAGATTGGGCTTGTATTCGTAAGGCCGACATTGCCGTTGTCCTGAATCGTCAACAGCGCGCCCGCCGTCCCGGTGTTGAGCGCCCCGCCGCTGCTCTCACGGTTACGCGCAAAATGCAGCTTCCAACCCGTGTTATCGCCGAACCGGATGTAGCCCGCGTTGGGCATGCCGTCAGTCGGCGAGAAGGTAAACAGGGCGTCGGAGTCCGCACCAATTTGGAAGGTGCGTAAAGGCGTGGAGATGGTGCCGAGGCCGAGGCCATTCTGTATTTTAACATTCCCGTCAAATCTTCCGGCCAATCCTGTAAGAGGAGCGGTGCCATAGACCCCGACACCAAATGCGCCCAAAGATTCACCATAGACGCCAAAACCAGTAGACCCGGTGCCGATGTTGGCTAGCCCCCTGACCCCAATGCCGTCGCCGGATACTTGACCGTAGACGCCCCAGCCCGTACCTCGATGGCTCCCCCATACGCCGATGCCATCACCCGCTGTCCCTCTATTGAGACCGAACACACCAGCGGAGGAAACGCCTGGCGTGGTCGAGTTGACGACTCCAGCCACTGCTGAGACATTATTTGCAGTGCTGTTGGTAGTGGCCTGCAGGCCGTCACCAACACCGTTGTTGGTAACGGCCAAAATCGGGCCGGTGCTGCCGTTCAGGAATAAGGGCACGGGAATGCTACTGCTGCTGACGGTGCCAATCTGGCTGCCGTTCACGCAACCGACGCAAGTTGCCGAAAGACTGTCCGACGATGTCGCCGCCAGCGCGCGGATTGCATATGGCGTTGAAGTGACCGGCTGACGCGGCGCGAGCATCGTATAGGAATTCATGCTGCCCGCCGGACGCACAGCGATTTCCAGAAAACGCGCCGTGCCATTGAAACACGTCGCGCACACGCCGAAATCGAGCGTCACGGTGAAGACGCCATTGCTGACCGCAACGGTCGGATTAGTCAGCGTGCTGCCCTGTTGCGTGCCACCGCTCACGGCATCGAAAAGTTTGAACTGGAAATCGTAATTGCCATTGGCAGATTGGCCTGAGTCAATCAGCTTGCCTTGGTAGGTGAAAGCTGTCGTCTGTGCAAACGCCACGCTGACGCTGCCGCACAAGACGATGAGCGTGATGAAAAGTTTGTTTGGCATGTCATTGCTCCTTGCAAACCGCGGCTTGCGGATGCGTTTGACAGACCAGCGCTTTCAACGCCGCGATTTGTTGTCGTTGGGCGCTGAGCTGTTGTTGCAAAGCCTCAAGCTGCTTTTGCTGACTGCTGATTTCCGCTCGCCGATTGCCGGCTTCCGCTTTCATCGCTTCGTTTTCAATGGAAAGTTCCTGGATGGCGCTGAGCATCACACCGCTCAGGTCGCCGCTGTTGATGGTCGTCGGCGTGCCAATCGTGCCGATTTCATCTTTGCCGAACGCCGCGTAAAAATCCTGCGCCATCGGGCCGTAATGCCGAAAGGCTTGTGGATCTTGTCCGATGTAATTCCAACTGGTCAGGTTAAAGCCTCTCAACTTGCGCAAAACTTCCTCGCCGTTGACGGGCCGGAAGTATTCTTTCTGATTCCGATCAGAGGTGAAGGAATACGCCACTTGTCCTTCAATCACCGTGACAGCGGTATTGCCGATGCGCACCTTGTTGCTGGCGTTGACAATGGCGCCGCTACCGATCGCCGTCCCATTCGTCAGATTGCTTGCCGAAAAATCGGCATTTATTCCAATCGCCGTGTTAAAAGTGTCCGTCGTGTTGTTGGAGCCTGCACTCTGTCCGAAGAAGGCGTTTCCGCTGCCCGTCGTGTTGCTGCTGCCTGCATTCTGTCCGAAGAAGGCGTTGCTGCCGCCCGTCGTATTGGCGAAGCCTGCGTTCTGTCCGAAAAAGGCGTTACCAGAAGCCGTGTTGGAGAAGCCTGCATTTACCCCTAAGAAGGTGTTGAAGCTGCCCGTCGTATTGGAGGAACCTGCCTGAAACCCGAAGTAGGTGTTGAAGGTGCCCGTCGTATTGGCAGAGCCAGCGCTAACACCCGCAAACAAGTTGCCCGTGCCCGGATTCGAAAGGATGCGATTGGCGTTCAGGTTATATTGCGTCACCGCATTAACAAGGTTTGACGAGAGCGTGCCGCCCGCCGTGCCGTTACTGCTGATGTTGAAATTGCTCGATGCCTGTTGCGCGGCGGTGTTTTGAATGTAATTCGCGCTGCCCGCTGTCGGCGGACGCGCATCGCTCAAGCGCGCATCACTGGTCAACACA contains:
- a CDS encoding tail fiber domain-containing protein, encoding MPNKLFITLIVLCGSVSVAFAQTTAFTYQGKLIDSGQSANGNYDFQFKLFDAVSGGTQQGSTLTNPTVAVSNGVFTVTLDFGVCATCFNGTARFLEIAVRPAGSMNSYTMLAPRQPVTSTPYAIRALAATSSDSLSATCVGCVNGSQIGTVSSSSIPVPLFLNGSTGPILAVTNNGVGDGLQATTNSTANNVSAVAGVVNSTTPGVSSAGVFGLNRGTAGDGIGVWGSHRGTGWGVYGQVSGDGIGVRGLANIGTGSTGFGVYGESLGAFGVGVYGTAPLTGLAGRFDGNVKIQNGLGLGTISTPLRTFQIGADSDALFTFSPTDGMPNAGYIRFGDNTGWKLHFARNRESSGGALNTGTAGALLTIQDNGNVGLTNTSPIFRLHVVDPANTGLRVQTNSAGGTVASFGGNGDFQIDSPSLPGGRMIIKENGRVGIGTTAPDQLLSVNGNASKAGGGSWATYSDERLKNIKGRYTAGLKAILQLQPIRYEYKPDNALGIKSEGEHIGFGAQAVAKVIPEAVMKNEQGYLLINNDPIIWAAINAVKEQQAQIESLRAANAALQVRVRAVEKALRKKARSTRRH
- a CDS encoding tail fiber domain-containing protein, which encodes MGINADFSASNLTNGTAIGSGAIVNASNKVRIGNTAVTVIEGQVAYSFTSDRNQKEYFRPVNGEEVLRKLRGFNLTSWNYIGQDPQAFRHYGPMAQDFYAAFGKDEIGTIGTPTTINSGDLSGVMLSAIQELSIENEAMKAEAGNRRAEISSQQKQLEALQQQLSAQRQQIAALKALVCQTHPQAAVCKEQ